A genomic window from Cyanobium sp. ATX 6F1 includes:
- the msrA gene encoding peptide-methionine (S)-S-oxide reductase MsrA, with product MGPHLSALLTALFALMPLSLGAARAAAAPPPPLQTAVLAGGCFWGVEGVFEHVKGVREVVSGYAGGSRSEASYDTVSSGRSGHAEAVRIRFDPRRVSYGQLLTIYFKVAHDPTQLNRQGPDQGPQYRSAIFTANPEQQRTAVETINQLSRARRFPQPIVTQVVPLQAFYPAEAYHQNFMARNPFHPYIVVHDQPKLARLRALYPAMAL from the coding sequence ATGGGTCCGCACCTCTCCGCCCTGCTGACGGCCCTCTTCGCCCTGATGCCACTTTCCCTGGGCGCCGCAAGGGCGGCGGCGGCCCCACCACCACCCCTGCAGACCGCCGTGCTGGCGGGGGGCTGCTTCTGGGGGGTGGAGGGCGTGTTCGAGCACGTCAAGGGAGTGCGCGAGGTGGTGTCCGGCTACGCCGGCGGGAGCCGCTCGGAGGCCAGCTACGACACGGTCAGCAGCGGCCGCAGCGGCCATGCCGAGGCGGTTCGGATCCGCTTTGATCCCCGGCGGGTCTCCTACGGTCAATTGCTGACGATCTACTTCAAGGTCGCCCACGATCCGACCCAGCTCAACCGCCAGGGGCCCGACCAGGGCCCCCAGTACCGCTCAGCGATCTTCACCGCCAACCCGGAGCAACAACGCACGGCCGTCGAGACGATCAACCAGCTCAGCCGCGCCCGCCGCTTCCCACAGCCGATCGTCACCCAGGTGGTGCCCCTGCAGGCCTTCTACCCCGCCGAGGCCTACCACCAGAACTTCATGGCACGGAACCCCTTCCACCCCTACATCGTGGTCCACGACCAGCCGAAGCTGGCGCGGCTGCGGGCGCTGTATCCGGCGATGGCGCTCTGA
- a CDS encoding FdhF/YdeP family oxidoreductase, translated as MADPGSSPDSSTPAMGGGWPVIDGWARATLSPRGPLLWQTLLHKSACLSCAWGTGGQNGGFVDELGEPLQRCLKSVEAISAELQAAVPESVFSGRSVSELQRLSSLEADRLGRLSHPLILREGRSHYERLGWDDVFELAEAAFRVPPERLASYSSGRSSNEAAYLLQLLVRALGSSNLADCSDLCHAPSTVGLGEVFGSGTSMVSLESLQQADCVVLVGSNAPANHPRLMNELIRLRERGGSVIVINPVLEVGLLKFGSPAFPIKSMLQGSAIASLFLQPIPGSDTAVFLGIQKALLEAHQVRHDFLAAHTEGSEAVLEQLRSTPWEAITACCGLSREELEHTSAVIARARGVVFAWAMGITHHANGTANVHAIANTALLSGNVAKPGAGTMPIRGHSNVQGFGSMGVTVKLRAEMQQALEQLLGRPLSRVPGYDTRALIEAAEAGAVDTLLCLGGNLWGANPDSAQARLALGRIDTVMYLATKPNQGHFHGLGAKRTLVLPVFNRFETPHRTTTEAGNNFVRLNEPGSTHLKRADLISEVGFLSTLAARLLGCDPVDWPQLQDPVYVRQLIARTVPGYGPIANIDATRREFSVQGRLFSEPTFPTPSGKARMEPTPLPQLALPEPAHFGGLAPDDTGLVLALITARSYSQHNTVVYKEGDAYRGMSHRNTILMNRADLTRSGLRAHQRVTVQGEAGALENVEIIPGEIREGAALMFYPEVNAIVRAQIDPRSGTPAFKRVPVLVRGALAANRVG; from the coding sequence ATGGCTGACCCCGGCTCCAGTCCCGATTCCTCCACCCCGGCCATGGGCGGCGGCTGGCCTGTGATCGACGGCTGGGCCCGGGCCACTCTTTCGCCCCGCGGCCCCCTGCTCTGGCAGACGCTGCTGCACAAGAGCGCCTGCCTCTCCTGTGCCTGGGGCACCGGCGGCCAGAACGGTGGCTTTGTCGATGAACTGGGTGAGCCGCTGCAGCGCTGCCTCAAGAGCGTCGAGGCGATCAGCGCCGAACTGCAGGCGGCGGTGCCGGAATCCGTCTTCTCAGGCCGCAGCGTCAGCGAGCTCCAGCGCCTGAGCTCCCTGGAGGCCGACCGGCTCGGCCGGCTCAGCCATCCGCTGATCCTGCGCGAGGGCCGCAGCCACTACGAGCGCCTCGGCTGGGACGACGTCTTCGAACTGGCCGAGGCCGCCTTCCGCGTGCCGCCGGAGCGGCTGGCCTCCTACAGCTCCGGCCGCTCCTCCAACGAGGCCGCCTACCTGCTGCAGTTGCTGGTGCGCGCGCTGGGCTCCAGCAACCTCGCCGACTGCTCCGACCTCTGCCACGCCCCCTCCACCGTGGGGCTGGGCGAGGTGTTCGGCTCGGGCACCTCGATGGTGAGCCTCGAGAGCCTGCAGCAGGCTGATTGCGTGGTGCTGGTGGGATCCAATGCGCCGGCGAACCACCCGCGGCTGATGAACGAGCTGATCCGCCTGCGGGAGCGAGGCGGCTCCGTGATCGTGATCAATCCGGTGCTGGAGGTGGGCCTGCTCAAGTTCGGCTCTCCGGCCTTCCCGATCAAATCAATGCTGCAGGGATCGGCGATCGCCTCGCTGTTCCTGCAGCCGATTCCCGGCAGCGATACAGCCGTTTTCCTGGGGATCCAGAAGGCCCTGCTGGAGGCCCACCAGGTGCGCCACGATTTCCTCGCCGCCCACACTGAAGGCTCCGAGGCGGTGCTGGAGCAGCTGCGTTCCACCCCCTGGGAGGCGATCACCGCCTGCTGCGGCCTCAGCCGAGAGGAGCTCGAGCACACCTCCGCCGTGATCGCCCGGGCCAGGGGTGTGGTGTTCGCCTGGGCAATGGGCATCACCCACCACGCCAACGGCACCGCCAACGTGCACGCCATCGCCAACACGGCGCTGCTGAGCGGCAATGTGGCCAAGCCTGGGGCGGGCACGATGCCGATCCGCGGCCACTCCAACGTGCAGGGCTTCGGCTCGATGGGCGTGACCGTGAAGCTCCGCGCCGAGATGCAGCAGGCGCTTGAGCAGCTGCTGGGCCGGCCCCTGAGCCGTGTGCCTGGCTACGACACCCGCGCCCTGATCGAGGCGGCCGAAGCCGGTGCCGTCGACACACTCCTCTGCCTGGGCGGCAACCTCTGGGGCGCCAACCCGGATTCGGCCCAGGCGAGGCTCGCCCTAGGGCGGATCGACACCGTGATGTATCTGGCCACCAAACCCAACCAGGGCCACTTCCACGGGCTAGGGGCGAAGCGCACCCTGGTGCTGCCGGTGTTCAACCGCTTCGAGACGCCGCACCGCACCACCACCGAAGCGGGCAACAACTTCGTGCGCCTCAACGAACCCGGCAGCACCCACCTCAAACGCGCCGATCTGATCAGCGAGGTTGGTTTCCTTTCCACCTTGGCGGCCCGGTTACTGGGCTGCGATCCCGTGGATTGGCCCCAGCTCCAGGATCCGGTGTATGTGCGCCAGCTGATCGCCCGCACGGTGCCGGGTTATGGCCCGATCGCCAACATCGATGCAACGAGGCGGGAATTCAGTGTGCAGGGGCGGCTGTTCAGCGAGCCGACGTTCCCCACGCCATCCGGGAAAGCGCGGATGGAACCCACACCCCTGCCGCAGCTGGCGTTGCCCGAGCCGGCCCACTTCGGCGGCCTGGCGCCGGACGACACGGGGCTGGTGCTGGCGTTGATCACGGCGCGCAGCTACTCCCAGCACAACACCGTTGTGTACAAGGAGGGCGACGCCTACCGGGGCATGTCCCATCGCAACACGATCCTGATGAACCGCGCCGATCTGACGCGCTCCGGTCTGCGCGCCCACCAGCGGGTGACGGTGCAGGGGGAGGCCGGAGCCCTGGAGAACGTGGAGATCATCCCCGGCGAGATCCGCGAGGGGGCGGCGCTGATGTTCTATCCGGAGGTGAACGCGATCGTCAGGGCCCAGATCGATCCCCGCAGCGGTACCCCGGCGTTCAAGCGGGTGCCGGTGCTGGTGCGGGGGGCCTTGGCGGCAAACCGTGTCGGCTGA